A single region of the Vicia villosa cultivar HV-30 ecotype Madison, WI linkage group LG4, Vvil1.0, whole genome shotgun sequence genome encodes:
- the LOC131597155 gene encoding uncharacterized protein LOC131597155, whose amino-acid sequence MSPYQLVYGKACHLPLELEHKDFWATKFLNCELLKAGESRILQLQELEEFRNHAYENAKIYTEQTKKWHDQKIQKKEFWEGQLVLLFNSRLKLFPGKLKSRWSGPFLVHKVFSHGAVELKNQVNGDTFKVNGQRLKPYYQGQGSGLIDNVRLTG is encoded by the coding sequence ATGTCGCCTTATCAACTGGTTTATGGTAAAGCCTGTCACTTACCGCTCGAACTTGAGCACAAAGATTTTTGGGCTACCAAGTTCTTAAATTGTGAACTGTTAAAAGCTGGTGAATCTCGAATTCTTCAACTCCAGGAGTTGGAAGAGTTTAGGAATCACGCTTATGAGAATGCTAAAATTTATACAGAACAAACAAAGAAATGGCATGACCAAAAGATTCAGAAAAAAGAGTTTTGGGAAGGACAACTGGTATTACTCTTTAATTCAAGGTTGAAGCTATTTCCTGGAAAGTTAAAATCACGATGGTCAGGACCATTCTTGGTTCACAAAGTGTTTTCCCATGGAGCGGTAGAACTGAAAAATCAAGTCAATGGAGACACCTTTAAGGTGAATGGACAGAGACTGAAACCGTACTATCAGGGACAAGGGAGTGGTTTAATTGATAATGTTCGGCTCACAGGGTAA